From the genome of Papaver somniferum cultivar HN1 chromosome 2, ASM357369v1, whole genome shotgun sequence, one region includes:
- the LOC113346893 gene encoding uncharacterized protein LOC113346893 yields the protein MALQLRSRFRPIQNPKLIKLFSSESNNNGDKVPSSSSSSSSSSLFSDVKESLQQPSSSPPRRNTLNDSPPPPPPSSAPKLDEIRKNLSEFRRRSSVPPQPTTSFQHLYKRNVPEKTDENKQGNVSINSIRESLRNIRKISEKPNARPNNNILSGIDTNSFKSFVKRGSDQETNQSNAALGGGSELPSDIFGGKEIKEKSEAEMEAMKTEFLNPYSHEELGRKLRQLRPDETTKKDFTVHGLNERLKKLRVMEEQVVDKVGGLPLKSLKESLLKLKLDSDDKSRMQMHNISIFGGYRNQYTGPAKELLVEKYFHPDNMSSEEKMKLELKKVRDEFKISESDCGSSHVQVAQLTTKIKHLSSVLHKKDKHSRKGLVAMVQRRKKILRYLRRTDWDSYCQVLSQLGLRDNPDYKH from the exons ATGGCTCTGCAACTAAGATCAAGATTTCGACCCATCCAAAACCCAAAGCTAATCAAGTTATTCTCATCGGAGTCTAATAATAATGGTGACAAggttccatcatcatcatcatcatcatcatcttcctctctTTTCAGTGATGTTAAAGAAAGTCTACAACAACCATCATCATCACCGCCTCGAAGAAATACTTTAAAtgattctcctcctcctcctcctccttcttctgcTCCTAAATTAGACGAAATTAGAAAAAATCTCTCTGAATTTCGTCGTAGATCTTCTGTTCCTCCTCAACCAACGACTTCATTTCAACATCTTTACAAGAGAAACGTCCCTGAGAAAACTGATGAAAATAAACAGGGGAACGTTTCGATTAATTCAATTCGTGAAAGCTTAAGAAATATTCGGAAAATCAGTGAGAAACCAAATGCTCGACCTAATAATAACATATTAAGTGGAATCGATACTAATTCCTTTAAATCATTCGTGAAGCGGGGCAGTGACCAAGAGACTAATCAATCTAATGCAGCGTTAGGAGGAGGATCGGAATTACCCAGTGATATTTTTGGTGGTAAGGAAATCAAGGAAAAATCAGAAGCTGAGATGGAAGCAATGAAAACTGAGTTTTTGAATCCATACTCTCATGAAGAATTAGGTCGAAAACTTCGACAGCTTAGACCAGATGAGACTACTAAAAAGGACTTCACAGTACATGGATTGAATGAGAGGCTTAAGAAATTGAGAGTAATGGAAGAACAAGTTGTTGATAAGGTTGGAGGGTTGCCACTTAAGAGTCTTAAAGAGAGTTTATTGAAATTGAAGCTTGATTCTGATGACAAATCTAGGATGCAGA TGCATAATATTTCTATATTCGGTGGATACCGGAATCAATATACTGGACCTGCAAAGGAGCTTTTAGTTGAAAAG TATTTCCATCCAGATAACATGTCttcagaagagaagatgaagttgGAGCTCAAGAAAGTTCGGGACGAGTTTAAAATATCAGAGTCGGACTGTGGATCTTCCCATGTTCAAG TTGCTCAACTGACAACAAAAATCAAGCATCTATCATCTGTTTTACATAAAAAG GATAAGCATTCTAGAAAGGGGCTGGTAGCAATGGTGCAAAGGAGGAAGAAGATTCTTAGATATCTCCGAAGAACAGACTGGGATTCTTATTGCCAAGTTCTCTCACAACTTGGGCTGAGGGACAACCCAGACTACAAACACTAA
- the LOC113350647 gene encoding histidine kinase CKI1-like, with translation MSERAELNDYVANYLQNQILAEVQTISGSLIPINSSTMSLANLLSPDTATSFSDISAMVAPKLFLVFSVLPLSQISYMQPDGQFFSYYTEENETFALYSNTSFVETMIAPNIPTSYNWYTQPVDSNTGVPNGDAISSSGKEFFVNSSWFQEAMSNSNTSYAFVGTGWGKNLEPLFFSAAGTNGGVVSLGLSVNDFADAIRSVNTLEGTLFLATYDDGLLLAHSGNLNGSMQIINGTVSFEFKNDVDLTSEVVNISCQAADNLMRDNDIMIYKERYMFFCAPLEIAGIQSVSVLAFPRNGLLRPVSQNNPVSFWLMVFTVVSMFLSPLFFLVLICRGAKREMILHATLIKQMEATQQAERRSMNKTMAFASASHDIRGSIATIIGLADLCLADISPRSSLKNNLSQMKASSLDLLDLVNSVLDSTKIEVGKMQLREQVFDLGLVIEEAVNFVYPQGVEKGIDVVLDPCDGSIMKSCLVIGDRGKLKQILNNLLSNAVKFTIEGHVILRVWVKKQSSTTAIHIPREIGIWNCISSLFYENKEEAYINALHTVQQNEILEVIFEVDDTGKGIPKEKQMSVFENFVQVNHNHGGTGLGLGIVQSLVRLMGGEINIVNKELGERGTCFRFNIFLSKGENLGSPITTAVRENNTIHQLSGIDLSPIKQCSHVVLLIHGYERTKIIQNFVQNLKIKVSALNHFEQLPFTLKKLKRNFNYLSHFSSSGKSELSFGRLSKSTSHNSNVSPLIVKTSMGNSSPFILIVIDDGVESLSEVCSIVSEFSKEMRDSQCKVVGLTSSFRKSMLPDFCDHIVHKPLHGSCLYEILRLLPEFGSFGEETSQVEMISAHGKGNNDIRSNASSPRLQQVLCDKPLSGKKILLVDDETLPRKISFYNLTRLGAMVECCASGEEAGTRTF, from the exons ATGTCCGAAAGAGCTGAACTTAATGATTATGTTGCTAACTATTTGCAAAATCAAATTTTGGCGGAGGTTCAAACAATATCTGGATCTCTAATTCCTATCAATTCATCAACGATGAGTTTAGCTAATCTTTTATCCCCTGACACGGCGACATCTTTCTCTGATATCAGCGCAATG GTTGCTCCAAAATTGTTTCTCGTGTTCTCTGTTCTTCCTTTATCACAGATTTCTTACATGCAACCAGATGGTCAATTCTTCTCCTATTACACCGAagaaaatgaaacttttgcattGTATTCGAATACTTCATTTGTTGAAACAATGATAGCTCCCAATATTCCGACTTCGTATAACTGGTATACTCAACCCGTAGACAGTAACACTGGTGTTCCAAATGGGGACGCCATAAGCTCGAGTGGGAAAGAATTCTTTGTGAACTCAAGTTGGTTTCAAGAGGCAATGAGCAATAGTAATACTTCTTATGCATTTGTAGGTACCGGATGGGGAAAAAATTTAGAACCGTTGTTTTTCTCAGCGGCTGGTACTAACGGAGGAGTAGTTTCTCTTGGCTTATCAGTGAATGATTTTGCAGATGCCATCAGAAGTGTAAACACTCTAGAAGGAACCCTGTTCCTAGCTACATATGATGACGGGCTTCTACTCGCACATTCTGGGAATCTTAATGGAAGTATGCAAATCATTAATGGTACCGTTTCTTTTGAATTTAAGAATGACGTCGACTTAACAAGTGAAGTTGTTAACATTTCATGTCAAGCTGCTGATAACTTAATGAGAGATAATGATATAATGATTTACAAGGAAAGGTATATGTTTTTTTGTGCACCCCTTGAGATAGCCGGCATTCAATCT GTATCCGTATTGGCTTTTCCACGCAATGGATTACTAAGACCAGTTTCTCAGAATAACCCGGTTTCATTTTGGTTAATGGTGTTCACCGTCGTATCTATGTTTTTGTCGCCGTTATTCTTTCTAGTCTTAATCTGCAGAGGTGCTAAGAGAGAAATGATCCTCCATGCAACACTTATAAAGCAAATGGAAGCAACACAACAAGCTGAAAGGAGGAGTATGAACAAGACCATGGCTTTTGCAAGTGCTAGCCATGACATTCGTGGTTCCATTGCAACAATTATAGGTCTTGCAGATTTATGTCTTGCCGATATATCCCCTCGATCTAGCTTGAAAAATAATTTGTCACAGATGAAAGCTTCTTCATTGGACCTTCTTG atttggtgAACTCTGTGCTTGATTCAACTAAGATTGAAGTTGGGAAGATGCAACTTCGTGAGCAAGTTTTTGATCTAGGACTAGTTATCGAGGAAgcggtgaattttgtatatccaCAAGGTGTAGAAAAGGGAATAGATGTAGTGCTAGATCCTTGTGATGGCTCAATAATGAAATCTTGTCTTGTTATAGGTGATCGTGGAAAACTAAAACAGATATTAAATAACCTGCTTAGTAATGCAGTGAAGTTTACAATAGAAGGGCATGTCATTCTTCGTGTTTGGGTAAAGaaacaaagttcaacaactgcaATACACATTCCAAGGGAGATCGGAATATGGAATTGTATATCCAGCCTATTTTACGAGAATAAAGAAGAAGCTTACATCAATGCACTTCATACGGttcaacaaaatgaaattttGGAAGTAATATTTGAGGTGGACGACACAGGAAAGGGTATCCCAAAAGAAAAGCAAATGtctgtttttgaaaattttgttcaAGTTAATCATAACCATGGAGGCACTGGCTTAGGACTTGGAATCGTTCAGTCTCTG GTTCGTCTAATGGGAGGCGAGATCAACATTGTCAACAAGGAACTCGGGGAAAGAGGTACATGCTTTCGCTTCAATATATTTCTTTCTAAAGGTGAAAACTTGGGTTCTCCTATCACTACTGCAGTAAGAGAAAACAACACAATACATCAACTATCAGGAATAGATCTGAGTCCCATAAAACAATGTTCGCATGTTGTACTCTTGATTCATGGTTATGAAAGAACAAAAATCATTCAGAACTTCGTGCAGAACCTAAAGATCAAAGTTTCAGCATTGAACCATTTTGAGCAACTTCCATTTACTTTGAAGAAGCTTAAGAGAAATTTTAATTATCTTAGCCATTTCAGCTCTTCTGGGAAGTCTGAGTTAAGTTTTGGACGTTTGAGTAAGTCTACATCTCACAATTCTAATGTATCCCCTCTTATCGTGAAAACTAGCATGGGAAATTCATCGCCATTtattttgattgtcattgatgaTGGCGTGGAATCTTTGTCAGAGGTATGTTCAATAGTTTCTGAGTTTAGCAAGGAAATGCGTGATTCTCAGTGCAAAGTTGTGGGATTGACCTCTTCTTTTAGGAAGAGTATGTTGCCTGACTTTTGTGATCACATTGTACATAAACCGCTTCATGGATCCTGTCTATATGAGATTCTAAGACTACTACCAGAATTTGGAAGTTTTGGTGAGGAAACTTCTCAAGTTGAAATGATCAGTGCACATGGAAAAGGTAATAATGATATTAGATCAAATGCAAGTTCCCCAAGGCTCCAACAAGTACTTTGTGATAAACCACTGAGTGGAAAGAAAATCTTGCTTGTTGATGACGAAACACTCCCGCGTAAAATTTCCTTCTATAATCTTACTCGTCTTGGTGCCATGGTTGAGTGTTGTGCAAGCGGTGAGGAAGCG GGTACAAGGACCTTCTAA
- the LOC113352958 gene encoding probable histidine kinase 2 has protein sequence MDCQMPNMNGYEAAKLIRMEERVYDIETPIIALTSNDSSEDEPVMDFHITKPLNEEKLVEAFRSIDGKTMTTREWSKSRAGFR, from the exons ATGGACTGTCAG ATGCCAAATATGAATGGTTATGAAGCTGCAAAACTAATACGAATGGAAGAGCGTGTTTACGATATTGAAACCCCCATCATAGCATTAACATCCAATGACTCAAGTGAGGATGAACCTGTAATGGATTTTCATATTACCAAACCACTAAACGAAGAAAAGTTGGTAGAGGCATTTCGTTCCATCGACG GCAAGACAATGACAACGAGAGAATGGAGCAAAAGCCGAGCTGGATTCCGGTAA